From one Rosa rugosa chromosome 4, drRosRugo1.1, whole genome shotgun sequence genomic stretch:
- the LOC133746314 gene encoding serpin-ZX-like codes for MVATHSLLGRSQALRPNSSGHRLPVPFLVLFLTFVIVCISLFCPLSDLRYQSPNSDPNTFNADDHINPIPWSSMNQTQKARVQTYISNQTEVAFTIMKQLFLSTEAKNKNMVYSPLSIHMVLSLLAAGSNGPTQDQLLTFLRSKSTQELNYLASTLMPLFFAKESPNGGPSLSFTNGAWVDKSLPVKPSFKQVVDAAYRAALKQVDFNGKSDEVRMEVNSWAEKETNGRIKDILASGSVDSLTRLILANALYFKGDWKDSFDALGTKEYDFHLLNGNSVKAPFMTEWITSWGRRYISVFDSFKVLKLPYKQGEDREKCFSMYVFLPNERDGLPALVERFSSESGFLDRHLPRKTVEVGAFKMPKFTYSCRFEASKVLKTLGLELPFVPGGFTEMVDSPMSDSLYVSHIQHGSFIDVNEDGTEAAAVTVAVQTGSTWSQEKRIDFVADHPFLFLIREETTGSVLFIGQVLNPIED; via the exons ATGGTAGCAACCCACTCCCTCCTCGGCCGTTCACAGGCCCTCCGTCCAAATTCTTCCGGCCACCGTCTGCCGGTTCCCTTTCTCGTTCTCTTTCTCACTTTCGTCATTGTATGTATTTCTCTCTTTTGTCCTCTCTCTGATCTGCGTTACCAGAGCCCAAACTCCGATCCTAACACTTTCAACGCCGATGACCATATCAATCCGATCCCGTGGAGTTCAATGAACCAGACCCAGAAAGCTAG AGTTCAAACATACATCAGCAACCAGACCGAGGTGGCTTTTACTATCATGAAGCAGCTGTTTTTGAGTACTGAAGCCAAGAACAAAAATATGGTGTACTCGCCGCTATCCATCCACATGGTTCTCAGCCTTTTAGCCGCCGGGTCAAACGGCCCTACACAGGACCAGTTGCTCACCTTCCTCAGGTCCAAGTCCACCCAAGAGCTCAACTATCTAGCCTCTACTCTCATGCCTCTGTTCTTCGCGAAAGAATCACCAAATGGCGGGCCTAGCTTGTCATTCACCAATGGCGCTTGGGTAGACAAGTCTCTTCCCGTCAAGCCTTCTTTCAAACAGGTAGTGGACGCTGCTTACAGGGCTGCCTTAAAGCAAGTTGATTTCAACGGCAAGTCGGATGAAGTTAGAATGGAAGTGAATTCATGGGCCGAGAAGGAGACTAATGGTCGCATCAAAGATATTCTTGCTTCTGGCTCAGTTGACAGCCTAACGAGACTCATTCTCGCAAATGCATTATACTTCAAAGGAGATTGGAAGGACAGCTTTGATGCATTAGGAACAAAAGAGTATGATTTTCACCTTCTCAATGGGAACTCAGTTAAGGCTCCTTTTATGACAGAGTGGATAACAAGTTGGGGAAGGCGGTATATAAGTGTTTTTGACAGTTTCAAAGTTTTGAAACTCCCTTACAAACAAGGTGAAGATCGTGAGAAGTGTTTCTCCATGTATGTGTTTCTTCCGAATGAAAGAGATGGGTTGCCAGCTTTAGTTGAGAGATTTTCTTCCGAGTCTGGGTTCTTAGATCGGCATCTTCCCCGCAAAACAGTTGAAGTTGGTGCCTTTAAAATGCCAAAGTTCACGTATTCTTGTAGATTTGAAGCTTCCAAAGTTCTGAAAACTTTAGGGTTGGAGTTGCCTTTTGTTCCTGGAGGTTTTACAGAGATGGTGGACTCACCTATGAGTGATAGCCTATATGTTTCCCACATACAACATGGATCATTCATTGATGTTAATGAGGACGGTACAGAAGCTGCTGCTGTTACGGTTGCTGTTCAAACGGGTTCAACTTGGAGTCAGGAGAAGAGGATAGACTTTGTGGCAGATCATCCCTTCCTTTTTCTTATCAGAGAAGAAACCACTGGATCGGTGTTGTTCATTGGGCAAGTCCTCAATCCAATTGAAGACTGA